In Desulfatiglans anilini DSM 4660, a single genomic region encodes these proteins:
- a CDS encoding CHASE domain-containing protein, giving the protein MPAAWYFSQLDYICFVDGLVFLLLAFACIRADWQWGEKPGLPWRWLVLYGLLQAAASWIKMSALSLSEAGGFEALHTGLTLISFIALAEFGRRSWSGLGARKFMALAFTSLLLTTGGVSAAGWIELEASARYFLGAPGSALSGLVLWRASRSLPGAHGIALKVAAMGMAGAGLAFGIAVNERVSDLTAWPSFEIRPAIAGLPAELFRGLGTFLGGIGIWHCGSTGFFSKDGRAWHIRLALPFFLLVSISLSWYATDLRGRAWDGRMREDILRQARGIAAAIPQEEVKALTFTLDDLDRPQFKRICNHMIAYGRLLENVRGIYSLAVRRGEMVFGPENYDPQDPMASPPGTVYREPGPEDWEVFRTGLPYTIGPFWDEYGAFVAALAPVLDPCSGEVLMLAGIDVTADRWRAIVGDARRQVILAAMALACFFLGGLALLQWRRFHPDWAMTVWLRHGETILAGVLGTGIALILGAAVQELELNRFRDEFVVKAELRAHWVTDVFRGIQRDLAKMKRFFEVSQYVDAQEFSAYVGPLVTVSNVQAWQWIPIVPATSILAFETHMRLGGNPDFQVREKNATGSMVPAGKRETYYPLAYIAPSADHASLLGFDFGSEPERMAAIEKALETGLPVATSAVEPLQLMGDELCIEAFERVQKTGYQRPSGLVACLLRPQGTVNTVFGTGEKSRSHVDFDLVEIRSGESRTTMVYPSEWVSGTPAATTSDLSALNGLFHPLFLFDRTWAVVTRPTEAFLSGKRTWAGAAAFGSGLLLTAAVTMLIGFSRSRETTLERQVAERTSALHESRERLSLATRGTGLGVWDYRVREDRLEWDENMFALFGTDRENFGGRLTDWMNLLPPELRSEAVATFDSALAGGRDFNLEFPVRKSSGEMRHLVCTATVVADASGRPSRVVGIHYDITERRRAEDALRESEETFRLVFENAPLGLFHYDVAGVITDCNDVFVGIIGSSREALTGLDMTRLPDTRITAALLEALEGRLTIFEGDYRSYTADKVTPVRVFFAPIRDQAGKVKGGVGIVEDVSPRKKAEDALRESESRFRSSLRPVVMNM; this is encoded by the coding sequence GTGCCGGCAGCCTGGTATTTTTCACAACTGGACTATATCTGTTTCGTGGACGGCCTTGTATTTCTTCTGCTGGCCTTTGCGTGCATCAGGGCGGATTGGCAGTGGGGCGAAAAGCCCGGGCTTCCCTGGCGATGGCTGGTGCTCTACGGCTTGCTGCAAGCTGCAGCGTCCTGGATCAAGATGTCGGCGCTCAGCCTTTCAGAGGCCGGAGGTTTCGAAGCGCTTCATACCGGACTCACACTGATTTCGTTCATAGCCCTGGCGGAGTTCGGCAGGCGCTCTTGGAGCGGTCTCGGTGCCCGGAAATTCATGGCGCTGGCTTTTACGTCCTTGTTGCTGACGACGGGTGGAGTGTCCGCGGCCGGGTGGATCGAGCTCGAGGCTTCAGCGCGTTATTTTCTCGGTGCTCCAGGCTCCGCGCTGAGCGGGCTTGTGTTGTGGCGCGCATCGAGGTCTTTGCCCGGCGCCCATGGCATCGCATTGAAGGTGGCGGCCATGGGGATGGCGGGCGCCGGCCTCGCCTTCGGCATTGCCGTCAATGAACGGGTATCGGACCTGACCGCCTGGCCGTCTTTCGAGATCCGCCCGGCGATCGCCGGTTTGCCGGCCGAACTCTTCCGGGGGTTGGGCACCTTTCTGGGAGGCATTGGAATATGGCATTGCGGCTCGACCGGTTTTTTCTCGAAAGACGGGCGCGCCTGGCACATCAGGTTGGCGCTTCCGTTTTTCCTGCTGGTATCGATCTCTCTCAGCTGGTACGCCACTGACCTGAGGGGACGTGCTTGGGACGGCCGGATGCGGGAGGATATTCTGCGTCAGGCCAGAGGCATCGCAGCCGCTATCCCCCAGGAAGAGGTCAAAGCCCTTACGTTTACGCTCGATGACCTCGATCGACCCCAATTCAAGCGCATCTGCAATCATATGATCGCTTACGGGCGTTTGCTCGAAAATGTTCGGGGTATTTACAGCCTGGCCGTCCGCAGGGGAGAAATGGTCTTCGGACCTGAGAACTACGATCCGCAAGACCCTATGGCCTCACCACCCGGTACGGTTTATCGAGAACCGGGCCCTGAGGACTGGGAGGTTTTCCGGACGGGCCTTCCCTATACCATCGGCCCCTTCTGGGACGAATACGGTGCTTTCGTAGCCGCGCTTGCGCCGGTGCTGGACCCCTGCAGCGGCGAGGTGCTGATGCTGGCCGGGATCGATGTGACGGCGGACAGGTGGCGGGCGATAGTCGGCGATGCCCGACGTCAGGTGATCCTGGCGGCAATGGCGCTTGCCTGTTTTTTCCTTGGGGGGTTGGCGCTTTTGCAGTGGCGGCGTTTTCACCCGGACTGGGCGATGACGGTCTGGCTCAGACACGGTGAGACCATCCTGGCGGGGGTCCTTGGGACCGGCATCGCGCTCATTTTAGGAGCGGCGGTCCAAGAACTGGAACTCAACAGGTTCCGGGATGAATTCGTCGTAAAGGCAGAGCTTCGGGCCCATTGGGTGACGGACGTCTTCAGGGGGATTCAGCGCGATCTGGCAAAAATGAAGCGTTTCTTCGAAGTAAGCCAATATGTGGATGCACAGGAATTTTCAGCCTATGTGGGGCCGCTGGTAACGGTATCCAACGTGCAGGCCTGGCAATGGATACCCATTGTGCCGGCGACAAGCATCCTGGCTTTCGAGACGCACATGCGCTTAGGAGGCAACCCCGATTTCCAGGTGAGGGAGAAGAACGCGACCGGGTCAATGGTGCCGGCAGGCAAACGAGAAACCTACTATCCTCTCGCTTACATCGCCCCTTCTGCCGACCATGCATCTCTGCTGGGGTTTGATTTCGGAAGCGAACCGGAACGAATGGCGGCGATCGAAAAGGCGCTCGAAACCGGGTTGCCTGTGGCTACGTCTGCAGTCGAGCCCCTGCAGTTGATGGGAGACGAGCTTTGTATCGAAGCATTCGAACGGGTCCAGAAAACCGGGTATCAGCGTCCGTCCGGGCTGGTTGCCTGTTTGCTGCGTCCACAGGGAACGGTGAATACGGTTTTCGGAACCGGTGAAAAAAGCCGCTCGCACGTCGATTTCGATCTTGTCGAGATCAGGAGCGGCGAGTCGCGGACAACGATGGTTTATCCCTCCGAGTGGGTTTCTGGAACCCCCGCAGCAACGACTTCGGACCTCTCTGCCCTTAACGGACTGTTCCATCCCCTCTTTCTTTTTGATCGCACTTGGGCCGTTGTCACTCGACCGACGGAGGCCTTTTTGTCCGGAAAACGAACCTGGGCAGGGGCTGCGGCCTTCGGGTCGGGGCTCCTGTTGACGGCCGCGGTGACGATGTTGATCGGCTTCTCTCGCTCCCGCGAGACGACCCTCGAACGACAGGTGGCGGAACGAACCTCTGCGCTGCATGAGAGCCGTGAGCGCCTGTCTTTGGCCACCCGGGGCACCGGGCTGGGGGTCTGGGATTACCGGGTGAGGGAGGATCGCCTGGAGTGGGACGAGAATATGTTCGCGCTCTTCGGAACAGACCGGGAAAATTTTGGGGGGCGTCTCACCGACTGGATGAATCTCCTGCCTCCAGAGCTGCGTTCCGAGGCGGTCGCCACATTCGATAGCGCTCTTGCGGGTGGCAGGGATTTTAATCTTGAGTTCCCCGTCCGGAAATCCTCCGGGGAGATGCGCCATCTGGTCTGCACTGCCACGGTGGTGGCGGATGCATCCGGCCGGCCCTCGCGTGTCGTAGGTATCCATTACGATATCACCGAGCGCAGGCGTGCAGAAGACGCCTTGAGAGAGAGTGAAGAGACCTTCAGGCTGGTCTTCGAAAACGCGCCGCTCGGACTGTTTCATTACGACGTCGCCGGCGTGATTACGGACTGCAACGATGTCTTCGTCGGCATCATCGGATCGAGCCGCGAAGCATTGACGGGTCTCGATATGACCCGGCTGCCCGATACCCGGATTACAGCTGCGCTCTTAGAGGCCCTGGAGGGCCGTTTGACCATCTTCGAGGGGGATTATCGATCCTACACGGCTGATAAGGTGACACCGGTGCGGGTCTTTTTCGCGCCGATACGGGATCAGGCGGGCAAGGTCAAGGGCGGGGTGGGCATCGTGGAGGATGTTTCGCCTCGCAAAAAGGCCGAGGATGCCTTGCGTGAGAGTGAATCCCGGTTTCGCTCATCTCTCCGACCGGTCGTTATGAATATGTGA
- a CDS encoding patatin-like phospholipase family protein has translation MSGDATLRQGVGTRWLSLIALVVVMGLSLALLLCALSNSWDHDAKLKGENASAGIVGLELALSAERAAALLDEWRQRIEDGTPVFVHAERSLQLDRQLIPGYAVFGAALLLLLLKVLRVPIDRFWLCLVALPLAAGLADLLENHFLGRILAATSPQTSLVIGASLFALTKFCLLGLSVIAGIAVLCFGLFHQATKPAARESKHLVTLKEVVRRERIYIQSRRRKAGVPDTEDPAPVGMALSGGGIRSATLSLGVLQSLSACPLFKRIDYLSTVSGGGYIGSALSSLLSCRKLNTYLGPDEPTQFEFEAEDEAHFDVKNPVDSPFRDDCRTPRTPHRQWLSGRIVVQHLRAFGDYLVRKHRVFDRDVLRALGTLLTGIFCTLGLFFNLVIIGAALALLALALCGSEPFPDPSGGYAGTLLAGAGGAAGLLWAAGAGGLFAIGAGVVCGACADRAPRSWFERSGDTYEDARQRRALWVLGGLALPAAFAAPAALGSFVPEMQDGVLVPLCFFAGGFLSLVFAYILLVCLFPGRGERRSNRNSRSYLSSIIGLLFYLFLAAACLVLISALLGAAIARGQSLPSSETIAGGGGAGLIGALVLGLMAWRQNRRQENKEDSGEKIKGAFSWLKTSSEVIQKIVLGAAAGLVLAAGLMLCMVLVEQLLRWVGEADPGALHYLIFSAAAAFLLIPGCLVDFNKISMHYFYRDRLAEAYLSTLARPLDPVLHGGPEIRREHSQMRLLDLHGRPGNTSRAKAQANAATSTKPPDGIPTKSSFVQYRLQSRALDRVQIWKPLEPEPEPFTGAATTAPYHIYNACLNLSTDRDAAYRSRKSDIFIFSKLYCGAPATGFTDTGVYRSGATKVARVLTISGAAINSALGRQTFFAQAFGATLFNIRLGQWMENPGYHGGKHIGRRETIIFWPKYLLMEVLGMSDSRRRLVHLSDGGHTGDNLGLISLLQRRCRLVLVVDAECDTDWSFGSLMNAIQYAEADMGIRIELRLDDLKPDKIGFAAKHYAIGTILYPATDSEPSTQGHLVILKSSVHKDDDETVRKYRQTHPVFPQEPTSDQFFSEEQFEAYRKLGQNMADQLLEDHAELGRGKISFT, from the coding sequence ATGAGCGGCGATGCGACATTACGGCAGGGGGTTGGAACGCGATGGCTATCTCTCATCGCGCTGGTTGTAGTCATGGGTCTATCCCTGGCGCTGCTGCTTTGCGCTCTCAGCAACTCTTGGGACCATGACGCGAAGCTAAAGGGGGAAAACGCATCGGCGGGAATCGTCGGGCTGGAGTTGGCTTTGAGCGCTGAGCGCGCGGCTGCCCTTCTGGATGAATGGCGACAGAGGATAGAAGACGGAACGCCGGTTTTTGTGCATGCCGAGCGAAGCCTTCAACTCGACCGCCAGCTCATTCCCGGGTACGCGGTGTTCGGCGCCGCGCTGCTTCTGCTGCTTCTGAAGGTCCTGCGGGTGCCGATCGATCGTTTCTGGCTGTGCCTGGTTGCCTTGCCTCTTGCAGCCGGCCTGGCTGACCTCCTCGAAAATCATTTCCTGGGGCGAATCCTTGCCGCCACGTCACCGCAGACGTCCCTGGTCATAGGCGCGAGCCTTTTCGCCCTGACCAAATTCTGTCTGCTCGGACTGAGCGTGATCGCGGGCATCGCCGTCCTGTGTTTCGGGTTGTTCCATCAGGCTACCAAACCCGCTGCCCGGGAATCCAAGCACCTGGTAACGCTGAAAGAAGTCGTCCGGCGCGAAAGGATCTACATCCAGAGCCGGCGGCGCAAGGCCGGAGTACCGGATACCGAAGACCCCGCACCTGTCGGAATGGCGCTTTCGGGGGGCGGCATCCGCTCTGCGACGCTTTCACTCGGTGTACTTCAGTCGCTCTCAGCCTGCCCCCTCTTCAAACGCATCGATTATCTCAGCACGGTCTCGGGAGGCGGGTATATCGGCTCCGCTCTCTCGAGTCTCCTCTCCTGCAGGAAATTGAATACGTATCTCGGCCCTGACGAGCCGACCCAGTTTGAATTCGAAGCCGAGGACGAAGCGCATTTCGATGTCAAGAACCCGGTGGACAGCCCTTTTCGGGACGACTGCCGCACCCCCCGCACCCCTCACCGGCAGTGGCTCAGCGGCCGTATCGTCGTACAGCACCTGAGGGCATTCGGGGACTATCTGGTCCGAAAACACCGAGTCTTCGACCGCGATGTCCTTCGTGCGCTCGGCACCTTGCTGACCGGCATTTTCTGCACCCTGGGGCTTTTCTTCAACCTCGTGATCATCGGTGCGGCCCTCGCCCTCCTGGCCTTGGCTCTGTGCGGGAGCGAACCCTTTCCCGACCCCTCCGGCGGGTACGCCGGCACCCTCCTGGCGGGCGCCGGCGGGGCGGCCGGGCTTTTGTGGGCGGCCGGTGCCGGCGGCCTTTTCGCCATCGGCGCGGGCGTCGTCTGCGGGGCATGCGCGGACCGTGCGCCAAGGTCCTGGTTCGAGCGAAGCGGAGACACTTACGAAGACGCAAGGCAGCGCCGGGCCCTTTGGGTGCTGGGGGGGCTCGCCCTTCCAGCCGCCTTCGCCGCTCCTGCGGCATTGGGGAGTTTCGTGCCGGAGATGCAGGATGGAGTCCTCGTGCCCCTCTGTTTCTTCGCCGGCGGTTTCCTCTCCCTCGTTTTCGCCTATATTCTGCTGGTATGCCTCTTTCCAGGAAGAGGGGAGCGCCGGTCCAACCGGAACAGCCGCTCCTATTTGAGCTCCATCATCGGTTTGCTCTTCTACCTTTTTCTGGCCGCCGCCTGTCTGGTGCTGATCAGCGCTCTTCTCGGCGCAGCGATCGCCAGAGGGCAAAGTCTTCCAAGCTCCGAGACCATCGCCGGCGGGGGCGGCGCAGGTCTCATCGGAGCGCTTGTCCTGGGCCTGATGGCGTGGAGGCAGAACCGCAGACAGGAAAACAAAGAGGATAGCGGAGAAAAGATCAAAGGAGCGTTCAGTTGGCTGAAGACTTCTTCGGAGGTCATCCAGAAAATCGTGCTCGGCGCAGCGGCGGGGCTCGTTCTGGCGGCGGGCCTCATGCTGTGCATGGTGCTGGTGGAGCAGCTCCTTCGCTGGGTCGGCGAAGCCGATCCCGGCGCGCTGCATTATCTCATCTTCAGCGCGGCGGCCGCCTTTCTGCTGATCCCCGGCTGTCTGGTCGACTTCAACAAGATCTCCATGCATTATTTTTACCGGGACCGGCTGGCCGAGGCTTATTTAAGCACGTTGGCTCGGCCGCTCGACCCGGTTCTGCACGGCGGCCCTGAAATCAGGCGTGAGCACAGTCAGATGCGGCTTCTGGATCTGCACGGGCGTCCTGGAAATACATCCAGGGCCAAGGCGCAGGCGAACGCGGCGACTTCGACAAAACCACCGGACGGGATTCCGACCAAGTCTTCCTTTGTACAGTACCGGCTGCAATCCCGTGCACTCGATCGGGTGCAGATCTGGAAGCCGCTCGAGCCTGAGCCCGAGCCTTTCACGGGCGCGGCCACCACCGCACCCTATCACATCTACAACGCCTGTCTGAACCTCTCCACCGACCGCGACGCGGCCTATCGCAGCCGGAAATCGGACATCTTCATCTTCTCCAAACTCTATTGCGGCGCTCCCGCGACCGGCTTTACAGACACTGGGGTCTATCGCTCCGGCGCCACGAAGGTCGCCCGGGTCTTGACCATATCGGGCGCGGCGATCAACTCGGCCCTCGGACGTCAGACATTCTTTGCACAGGCCTTCGGCGCCACGCTCTTCAACATCCGGCTGGGGCAGTGGATGGAGAACCCGGGTTATCACGGCGGCAAACACATCGGAAGGAGGGAAACCATCATCTTCTGGCCCAAGTACCTGCTGATGGAAGTCCTCGGCATGAGCGATTCACGCCGGCGCCTCGTGCACCTCTCCGATGGGGGGCACACCGGCGACAACCTCGGCCTCATATCGCTCTTGCAGCGCCGGTGCCGTCTCGTCCTGGTGGTGGATGCCGAATGCGACACCGATTGGAGCTTCGGGTCCCTCATGAACGCCATCCAGTATGCAGAAGCCGACATGGGAATCCGGATCGAACTCCGTTTGGACGATTTGAAGCCTGACAAAATCGGATTTGCCGCTAAACATTACGCCATCGGAACCATCCTCTATCCCGCCACCGACTCGGAACCGAGCACGCAAGGGCATTTGGTCATCCTGAAATCGTCGGTGCACAAGGACGACGACGAAACGGTGCGAAAGTACCGCCAGACCCACCCCGTCTTTCCTCAGGAGCCCACCTCCGATCAATTTTTCAGCGAAGAACAGTTCGAGGCCTACCGCAAGCTCGGGCAGAATATGGCAGACCAGTTGCTGGAAGACCACGCGGAACTCGGGCGGGGCAAGATATCCTTCACTTGA
- a CDS encoding hybrid sensor histidine kinase/response regulator, translating into MFVKVFGYTLEDVPTGKDWLIRAYPDEGARKSALEIWLQDIRQMGEYQVRPRTFNVFCKDGSSKKILFRPMTIKGGMQFIVYEDITERERAEAALRESEERYRTLFENSLDAIVVMEPPDWNCSSANRAALDMFRIEGLQQLVSRPLWDLSPPTQPDGRESSAVAEEIVKQVLEEGGRLFEWTHRRDDGDLFPATVLLTRMEQDGEVFLQATVRDVSDYLRGEEERRLLEAQIQQTQKLESLGVLAGGVAHDFNNILMAVMGYAELAMEMVSPQSAARSSLREIITAARRAAELCRQMLAYSGQASFSLEPTDLKELVEEMAHLLKTSISKKAILNLNIERGLPPVMADPTQIRQIVMNLIINASDAIGDRSGVIHVAVGASRCDERYLKRTELHETLMPGLYVHIEVSDTGCGMDAQTRSRIFEPFFSTKFTGRGLGLAAVLGIVRAHKGAVKVYSEPGKGTRFRVLLPSIDGSEAGEASSAVEHGRMGWMGEGTVLLVDDEESLRALGARMFERLGYSVLTAADAREALDIYRERGTEIDFVFLDLTMPHMDGAEAFAELRRLNPDVRVMIASGYSEEDVAARFAGKGLAGVLQKPFTLERLEEILRGLAPSKVV; encoded by the coding sequence ATGTTCGTAAAGGTTTTCGGTTACACTCTGGAGGATGTGCCTACCGGGAAAGACTGGCTCATCAGGGCCTATCCGGATGAGGGGGCAAGAAAAAGCGCCCTCGAGATTTGGCTGCAGGATATTCGCCAGATGGGGGAGTATCAGGTGCGGCCCAGGACGTTCAATGTCTTCTGCAAGGATGGTTCGAGCAAGAAGATTCTTTTTCGGCCCATGACCATAAAAGGAGGTATGCAGTTCATTGTCTATGAAGATATCACGGAGCGTGAACGGGCCGAGGCCGCCCTGCGTGAGAGCGAGGAGCGGTACCGGACCCTGTTCGAGAACTCACTCGATGCCATTGTGGTGATGGAGCCGCCGGACTGGAATTGCAGTTCGGCGAACCGCGCGGCCCTCGATATGTTTAGGATAGAGGGTCTGCAGCAGCTGGTTTCCAGACCCCTTTGGGATTTGTCTCCGCCTACGCAGCCCGATGGACGTGAATCCTCGGCGGTGGCGGAGGAGATCGTCAAACAGGTCCTGGAGGAGGGGGGACGCCTCTTTGAATGGACGCATCGACGGGATGATGGCGATCTGTTTCCTGCCACGGTCTTGCTTACGAGGATGGAACAGGACGGAGAGGTTTTTCTGCAGGCGACGGTCAGGGATGTCTCCGATTACTTGCGCGGAGAGGAGGAGCGGCGTCTGCTCGAGGCGCAGATCCAGCAGACGCAGAAACTGGAAAGCCTCGGCGTTCTGGCCGGCGGCGTTGCCCACGACTTCAACAACATCTTGATGGCGGTGATGGGGTATGCGGAACTCGCGATGGAGATGGTTTCCCCGCAGTCGGCCGCGCGCAGCAGCCTGCGTGAGATTATCACCGCCGCACGCCGGGCTGCCGAGCTTTGCCGTCAGATGCTGGCCTATTCGGGGCAGGCCTCTTTCAGCCTCGAACCAACGGACCTGAAGGAGTTGGTCGAGGAAATGGCTCACCTCCTGAAGACCTCCATCTCCAAGAAGGCGATATTGAACCTGAACATCGAAAGAGGCCTGCCGCCGGTCATGGCCGATCCAACCCAGATCCGTCAGATCGTAATGAACCTGATCATCAATGCATCGGATGCCATTGGCGATCGGAGCGGGGTCATCCATGTCGCTGTCGGTGCCTCGCGCTGCGATGAAAGGTACCTCAAAAGGACTGAGCTGCACGAAACGCTGATGCCCGGACTCTATGTGCACATCGAGGTTTCGGATACCGGGTGCGGTATGGATGCCCAAACCCGCTCCAGGATCTTCGAACCGTTCTTCAGCACCAAATTCACCGGCCGCGGACTGGGGTTGGCCGCCGTGCTCGGGATCGTCCGCGCCCACAAGGGGGCTGTCAAAGTTTACAGTGAACCCGGTAAAGGCACGCGTTTCAGGGTGCTTCTGCCGTCCATAGATGGCTCGGAGGCGGGAGAGGCTTCTTCAGCAGTGGAGCACGGGCGGATGGGATGGATGGGAGAAGGGACGGTTCTCCTGGTGGATGACGAGGAATCGCTGCGGGCGCTTGGGGCCAGGATGTTCGAGCGCCTCGGGTACTCGGTGCTCACTGCTGCGGACGCTCGTGAGGCGCTGGATATTTACAGGGAGAGGGGAACTGAGATCGATTTTGTCTTTCTGGACCTGACCATGCCCCACATGGATGGTGCCGAGGCCTTTGCTGAACTGCGGCGTTTGAATCCGGATGTCCGCGTCATGATAGCCAGCGGGTACAGCGAAGAGGATGTGGCGGCGCGCTTCGCAGGCAAGGGGCTTGCTGGGGTGCTTCAAAAGCCTTTCACCCTGGAGAGGCTCGAGGAGATCCTGCGGGGGCTGGCGCCT